From Aristaeella lactis, the proteins below share one genomic window:
- a CDS encoding VanZ family protein — translation MDYYSLKLSLLVTVLVAVMVLFLPWADRRICRRLRLNLEGGLSENPNADRLLRLRQRLLTFGLLFYFIILAWLVFFSRASTEDYTVHVAPLEDLKNAFSTPHGFSGWFHTLFSEGISSALSQIAIVRPADLAQFYLNIMVFVPVGYLLPYVFRWFRARVRIRPVAFCLLLSFLVENLQLITRHGVYDFDDIISNTLGGLIGQLLYIAVGYVVTHPHWRKNLREYRRWRHRARRTTLFPYMKKTGLFRTTLKGSDEAAVCDFYENRLGFRLRQQLDRRESGDVVYLFEMDKIQVQVICSFRESVPDSQYLTLYATRLAAVRKRLEMNGIDAGEYRRDPCTGRRLLRFAGPDNVEICILEAD, via the coding sequence ATGGATTATTACAGCCTGAAACTCAGTCTCCTGGTCACTGTTCTGGTAGCTGTCATGGTTCTTTTCCTGCCCTGGGCTGACCGTCGGATCTGCCGCAGACTGCGTCTGAATCTGGAAGGCGGCCTGAGTGAGAACCCAAACGCTGACAGGCTGCTGCGGCTTCGCCAGAGGCTGCTGACCTTCGGCCTGCTTTTTTACTTCATAATCCTGGCCTGGCTGGTATTCTTTTCCCGTGCCTCCACGGAAGACTACACCGTGCACGTGGCTCCTCTGGAAGACCTGAAAAACGCCTTCTCAACCCCCCACGGGTTTTCCGGCTGGTTCCACACCCTGTTTTCCGAGGGAATTTCCTCTGCCCTCTCGCAGATTGCCATTGTCCGCCCGGCCGATCTGGCTCAGTTCTACCTGAATATCATGGTCTTTGTACCCGTGGGGTACCTGCTGCCCTATGTGTTCCGCTGGTTCCGGGCCAGGGTGCGGATCCGTCCTGTGGCATTCTGCCTGCTGCTCAGCTTTCTCGTGGAAAACCTGCAGCTGATCACCAGGCACGGCGTATACGATTTTGATGATATTATCTCAAACACCCTCGGCGGCCTGATCGGCCAGCTGCTTTACATCGCCGTTGGTTATGTCGTCACCCATCCTCATTGGAGGAAGAACCTGCGGGAGTACCGGCGGTGGCGTCATCGTGCCCGCCGCACCACGCTCTTTCCCTATATGAAAAAAACCGGCCTTTTCCGAACCACCCTGAAAGGGTCGGATGAGGCCGCTGTATGCGATTTCTATGAAAACAGGCTTGGCTTCCGTCTTCGCCAGCAGCTGGACCGGCGGGAATCCGGAGATGTCGTCTATCTGTTCGAGATGGATAAGATTCAGGTGCAGGTCATCTGTTCATTCCGGGAATCTGTTCCGGATTCACAGTATCTGACGCTTTATGCCACCCGCCTGGCAGCTGTTCGCAAGCGTCTGGAAATGAACGGCATTGATGCGGGTGAATACCGGCGTGACCCCTGTACCGGACGGCGCCTGCTCCGTTTTGCCGGACCTGATAACGTGGAAATATGCATCCTGGAAGCGGATTGA
- a CDS encoding glycosyltransferase, with protein MLKIGQFTDTFLPVVDGVGRVVQAYSETLCKMGNQVTVVAPMYDTGFQGGFPFQLVEYVGSSVPGMKQYKVGEAVLDAHYRRRIRMIDLDLIHAHSPFTAGSEALRLAAVRKLPLVGTFHSKYYDDFLKATRSESIAKMGVKLVVSFYNRCDEVWAVGKNTADVLREYGYEGEIQVMPNGATLRTVSPGDVEQVNRRWNLGTDPLILFVGQMDWKKNILTVLEACAEMKKNGITFRLLLAGQGMDMNAISQKIHDLNIQDRAELLGHITDASLLDALYARASLFAFPSLYDAAPMVVREAAVMGTPSVMVRNSTAAEIIRHGENGLLCDNDPKDLARVMTEALKEPEKLELIGQQAKETIPVPWDKVMETAVERYERLVALGKEGKLKDKRKRML; from the coding sequence ATGCTGAAGATCGGTCAGTTTACAGATACATTTCTGCCGGTTGTGGATGGCGTGGGCCGGGTGGTCCAGGCTTATTCCGAGACACTTTGCAAAATGGGGAACCAGGTTACCGTGGTGGCTCCGATGTATGATACAGGTTTCCAGGGCGGGTTTCCCTTCCAGCTGGTGGAGTATGTAGGGAGCAGTGTGCCCGGTATGAAGCAGTACAAGGTCGGCGAGGCCGTGCTGGATGCCCATTACCGGCGCCGTATCCGGATGATCGATCTGGACCTTATCCATGCCCACAGCCCCTTTACCGCGGGATCGGAGGCACTCCGTCTTGCCGCGGTGCGGAAACTGCCCCTGGTAGGTACCTTTCATTCCAAATACTATGATGATTTTCTGAAGGCCACCCGTTCCGAGTCGATCGCGAAGATGGGTGTCAAGCTTGTTGTGAGTTTTTATAACCGCTGCGACGAAGTCTGGGCGGTCGGCAAAAATACAGCCGACGTGCTGCGCGAGTACGGATATGAGGGTGAAATCCAGGTGATGCCCAACGGGGCGACCCTGCGGACTGTTTCACCCGGAGACGTGGAGCAGGTGAACCGGCGCTGGAACCTGGGAACGGATCCCCTGATCCTGTTTGTCGGCCAGATGGACTGGAAAAAGAATATCCTGACCGTGCTGGAAGCATGTGCGGAAATGAAAAAGAACGGAATCACCTTCCGGCTGCTGCTCGCCGGACAGGGAATGGATATGAACGCGATCAGCCAGAAGATCCATGATCTGAACATCCAGGACCGGGCGGAGCTGCTGGGCCATATTACGGATGCCAGCCTGCTGGACGCCCTGTACGCCCGGGCATCGCTGTTTGCTTTCCCGTCCCTTTATGATGCCGCACCGATGGTTGTACGGGAGGCGGCGGTCATGGGTACCCCTTCCGTGATGGTCAGGAACAGCACCGCGGCGGAAATCATCCGCCACGGAGAAAACGGCCTCCTGTGCGACAACGATCCGAAAGACCTGGCCAGGGTCATGACGGAAGCACTGAAGGAGCCCGAGAAGCTGGAACTGATCGGACAGCAGGCAAAAGAAACCATCCCTGTCCCGTGGGACAAGGTGATGGAGACTGCCGTGGAACGGTATGAAAGGCTGGTCGCCCTTGGCAAAGAAGGGAAACTGAAGGATAAACGGAAACGGATGCTGTAA
- a CDS encoding zinc dependent phospholipase C family protein produces MPDVAVHASFGREVLSSLPEEVRETIVSEPYTFALFGPDVWFMHKPWRRREGRGRRMHTTKTGLFLSSLLRRAAVSASRKELFSYLAGFFCHYALDSICHPYIIWITAEERVFPRSHMSLEHALDMAEIRRNGYEKEKHPVTEHYYPRLRLPECLRQDLDTVFEQVYGWKNCWTELNRSFRRYRLCYRFLEKPRGIAARTAGLTKLDVLRSLAYAESQFLDLDPENTEHRVWHHPYDPEQESCESFPELREKARLYAVRLIEASYRLLFLGEGTDESVAALIGSSSYLSGLPVDDPRNLRVSSLLPSEKENP; encoded by the coding sequence ATGCCGGATGTCGCGGTACACGCGTCCTTTGGCCGGGAGGTTCTCTCCTCTCTGCCGGAAGAGGTTCGGGAAACGATTGTATCCGAACCTTATACCTTCGCGCTTTTCGGTCCGGACGTCTGGTTTATGCATAAGCCCTGGCGCCGCCGGGAAGGCCGCGGCCGACGGATGCACACCACAAAGACCGGCCTGTTTTTATCTTCACTGCTTCGCCGGGCCGCTGTTTCCGCTTCCCGTAAGGAACTGTTCTCCTACCTTGCCGGTTTCTTCTGCCATTACGCGCTGGACAGCATCTGCCATCCTTATATTATCTGGATTACCGCTGAAGAGCGGGTTTTTCCCCGCAGCCATATGAGCCTGGAGCATGCCCTTGACATGGCTGAGATCCGCCGAAACGGCTATGAAAAAGAGAAGCATCCTGTTACGGAGCATTATTATCCCCGGCTTCGTCTGCCGGAATGCCTGCGGCAGGATCTGGATACCGTCTTTGAGCAGGTTTACGGCTGGAAAAACTGCTGGACTGAGCTGAACCGTTCCTTCCGCCGTTACCGTCTCTGCTACCGGTTCCTGGAAAAGCCCCGCGGAATCGCCGCGCGCACTGCCGGGCTCACAAAGCTGGATGTACTCCGTTCCCTTGCCTATGCTGAATCCCAGTTCCTTGATCTTGATCCGGAAAACACGGAGCACCGTGTCTGGCATCATCCCTATGATCCGGAGCAGGAATCCTGCGAAAGTTTCCCGGAGCTGCGGGAAAAAGCCCGCCTGTATGCTGTCAGGCTGATCGAGGCATCCTATCGTCTTCTCTTCCTTGGAGAAGGGACGGATGAAAGCGTTGCCGCCCTCATCGGCAGCAGTTCCTATCTCAGCGGCCTGCCCGTGGATGATCCGAGGAACCTCCGGGTCAGTTCCCTCCTGCCATCTGAAAAGGAGAATCCCTGA